The window TCGCGGCCCCTACAGCGAGTATTACGGCGACCTGAGCATCACCCTCGATACCGCCACCTATGGCGAGAGTTTTATCGTCAGCTCGGTGATCATTTTCATTTCCGGCGTTTTGCGTGCACTCGCGATGGGTCTGGTGCTGTATCTGGTCTATCACTGGCTGCTGACCAAACCGCTGTCGCGGATTATCGAACACCTTACCGAGATCAATCCGGATCGCCCCAGCGAGCACAAGATTCCGCAGCTCAAGGGCCACGAAAAGAACGAACTGGGTATCTGGATCAACACCGCCAACCAGTTGCTCGAATCCATCGAACGCAATACCCATCTGCGCCACGAAGCGGAAAACAGCCTGCTGCGCATGGCTCAATACGATTTCCTCACCGGCCTGCCGAACCGCCAGCAATTGCAGCAGCAACTGGACAAGATTCTGGTCGATGCCGGCAAGCTGCAACGCCGGGTCGCGGTGCTGTGTGTAGGGCTGGATGATTTCAAAGGCATCAACGAGCAGTTCAGCTATCAGACCGGCGACCAATTACTGCTGGCGCTAGCCGATCGCCTGCGCGCCCACAGCGGCCGCCTCGGCGCCCTCGCCCGGCTCGGCGGCGACCAGTTCGCGCTGGTGCAGGCCGATATCGAACAACCTTACGAAGCGGCGGAACTGGCGCAGAGCATTCTCGACGACCTGGAGGCGCCTTTCGCCCTAGACCATCAGGAAATCCGTCTGCGCGCGACCATCGGCATCACCCTGTTCCCGGAGGATGGCGACAGCACCGAGAAGCTGTTGCAGAAAGCCGAGCAGACCATGACGCTGGCCAAGACCCGCTCACGCAATCGCTATCAGTTCTACATCGCCAGCGTCGACAGCGAGATGCGCCGCCGTCGCGAACTGGAAAAAGACCTGCGTGATGCACTGGTGCGCGATCAGTTCTACCTGGTTTATCAACCGCAGATCAGCTACCGCGACCACCGCGTGGTCGGGGTCGAGGCGCTGATTCGCTGGCAGCACCCGGAACACGGTCTGGTGCCGCCCGATCTGTTCATTCCACTGGCCGAGCAGAACGGCACGATCATCGCCATCGGCGAATGGGTGCTCGATCAGGCCTGCAAGCAGTTGCGCGAATGGCACGATCAGGGCTTCGTCGATCTGCGCATGGCGGTCAATCTGTCTACCGTGCAACTGCACCACGCCGAGCTGCCACGGGTGGTCAACAACCTGCTGCAGATGTATCGCCTGCCGCCGCGCAGCCTGGAACTGGAAGTCACCGAAACCGGCCTGATGGAAGACATCAGCACCGCCGCCCAGCATTTGCTGAGCCTGCGTCGCTCCGGCGCGTTGATTGCCATTGACGACTTCGGCACCGGTTATTCATCGCTCAGTTATCTGAAAAGCCTGCCGCTGGACAAGATCAAGATCGACAAGAGCTTCGTCCAGGATCTGCTCGATGACGACGACGATGCGACCATCGTTCGCGCGATCATCCAACTGGGCAAAAGCCTCGGCATGCAGGTGATTGCCGAGGGCGTGGAAACCGCTGAACAGGAGAGCTACATCATCTCCGAAGGTTGCCACGAAGGTCAGGGTTACCACTACAGCAAACCACTGCCGGCGCGGGAGTTGAGCGTTTATCTCAAGCAGGCGCAGCGCAGTAATGCGGCCATTCTTTAGAAGATCAAAAGATCGCAGCCTCGTTTCACTCGACAGCTCCCACATTTGAAATGCGCCCCCCTGCAGAAGCTGCCAAGGGCTGAGATCTTTTGATCCAGGTGTACGAATAGGAAATATTTCCAAGCACTACCCTTTACACATAATGCGAAAGATTTGCATTATGTCGCAGTTTTGCGCACCCCCCGCGTGAGTCCATTCAATTACCGAAGCAGGATGTTCGCCATGATTCGTATGCCTCTGGCTACCGCCAGTCTGCTGGCCATCGCTATTTCCCTCGCCGGTTGCGGCGAAGGCAAAGACAAGGCTGCCGCCCCGGCCACGCCGACTCCAGCCGCCAGCACCGCTGCTCCAGCGGCCGCGCCAGCCGCTGCCGGTAAAGTCGACGAAGCCGCTGCCAAGGCTGTGGTTGCACACTACGCCGACATGGTCTTCGCCGTTTACAGCGATGCCGAATCCACCGCGAAAACCCTGCAAACTGCCGTCGACGCGTTCCTCGCCAAGCCGAACGCTGACACCCTGAAAGCCGCCAAGGCTGCCTGGGTTGCCGCTCGCGTGCCTTACCTGCAGAGCGAAGTGTTCCGCTTCGGCAACACCATCATCGACGATTGGGAAGGTCAGGTTAACGCCTGGCCACTGGACGAGGGTCTGATCGACTACGTCGACAAATCCTACGAGCACGCACTGGGCAACCCGGGCGCCACTGCCAACATCATCGCCAACACCGAAGTACAGGTCGGCGAAGACAAGGTCGACGTTAAAGACATCACTCCGGAAAAACTCGCCAGCCTCAACGAACTGGGCGGTTCCGAAGCCAACGTCGCCACCGGCTACCACGCCATCGAGTTCCTCCTGTGGGGCCAGGATCTGAACGGTACCGGCCCTGGCGCTGGCAACCGTCCTGCTTCCGACTACCTG of the Pseudomonas sp. Seg1 genome contains:
- a CDS encoding bifunctional diguanylate cyclase/phosphodiesterase translates to MKLELKNSLSVKLLRVVLLSALIVGVVLSCAQIVFDAYKTRQAVANDAERILDMFRDPSTQAVYSLDREMGMQVIEGLFQDDAVRQASIGHPNEAMLAQKSRDLQHSNSRWLTDLILGQERTFTTQLVGRGPYSEYYGDLSITLDTATYGESFIVSSVIIFISGVLRALAMGLVLYLVYHWLLTKPLSRIIEHLTEINPDRPSEHKIPQLKGHEKNELGIWINTANQLLESIERNTHLRHEAENSLLRMAQYDFLTGLPNRQQLQQQLDKILVDAGKLQRRVAVLCVGLDDFKGINEQFSYQTGDQLLLALADRLRAHSGRLGALARLGGDQFALVQADIEQPYEAAELAQSILDDLEAPFALDHQEIRLRATIGITLFPEDGDSTEKLLQKAEQTMTLAKTRSRNRYQFYIASVDSEMRRRRELEKDLRDALVRDQFYLVYQPQISYRDHRVVGVEALIRWQHPEHGLVPPDLFIPLAEQNGTIIAIGEWVLDQACKQLREWHDQGFVDLRMAVNLSTVQLHHAELPRVVNNLLQMYRLPPRSLELEVTETGLMEDISTAAQHLLSLRRSGALIAIDDFGTGYSSLSYLKSLPLDKIKIDKSFVQDLLDDDDDATIVRAIIQLGKSLGMQVIAEGVETAEQESYIISEGCHEGQGYHYSKPLPARELSVYLKQAQRSNAAIL
- a CDS encoding imelysin family protein, with the protein product MIRMPLATASLLAIAISLAGCGEGKDKAAAPATPTPAASTAAPAAAPAAAGKVDEAAAKAVVAHYADMVFAVYSDAESTAKTLQTAVDAFLAKPNADTLKAAKAAWVAARVPYLQSEVFRFGNTIIDDWEGQVNAWPLDEGLIDYVDKSYEHALGNPGATANIIANTEVQVGEDKVDVKDITPEKLASLNELGGSEANVATGYHAIEFLLWGQDLNGTGPGAGNRPASDYLEGAGATGGHNDRRRAYLKSVTQLLVSDLEEMVGNWKPNVADNYRATLEAEPAETGLRKMLFGMGSLSLGELAGERMKVSLEANSPEDEQDCFSDNTHNSHFYDAKGIRNVYLGEYTRVDGTKLTGASLSSLVAKADPAADTALKADLAATEAKIQVMVDHANKGEHYDQLIAAGNTAGNQIVRDAIASLVKQTGSIEAAAGKLGISDLNPDNADHEF